One Phycisphaerae bacterium RAS2 DNA window includes the following coding sequences:
- the argF_2 gene encoding Ornithine carbamoyltransferase, with protein sequence MPSPSKPRSFVSMKDLSPDDLHRVLEKAAKVKKNPGEFRAAFAGKTLAMIFQKPSLRTRVSFEAGMTQMGGHAIYLAPTDISIGQRETTEDIALVLSRFVDIIMARTFGHDIVVDLAQYATVPVINGLSDHEHPCQILADMQTIAERRGKLKGLRWVYCGDGNNVAHSIMLGGALAGMHVTIIAPKGYQPKPEVTADTDAIARSTGGSITVTDDMPGAVKGADALYTDVWASMGQEAEAAARKKIFAGYTIDMKVLSLASPDCVLLHCLPAHYGDEITYDVTRTKNSAIFDEAENRLHAQKAIMLTLCGM encoded by the coding sequence ATGCCCTCGCCGTCCAAGCCCCGCAGTTTCGTCTCGATGAAGGACCTCTCGCCCGATGATCTCCACCGCGTGCTGGAGAAGGCCGCAAAGGTCAAGAAGAACCCCGGCGAGTTTCGCGCCGCCTTCGCCGGCAAGACGCTGGCGATGATCTTCCAGAAACCCAGCCTGCGAACGCGCGTTTCGTTCGAGGCCGGCATGACGCAGATGGGCGGCCACGCGATCTACCTCGCCCCCACCGATATCTCCATCGGCCAGCGCGAAACCACCGAGGACATCGCGCTCGTCCTGTCGCGCTTCGTCGATATCATCATGGCTCGCACGTTCGGCCATGACATCGTCGTGGACCTCGCCCAATACGCCACCGTGCCGGTCATCAACGGCCTCTCCGACCACGAGCACCCGTGTCAGATTCTCGCCGACATGCAGACCATCGCCGAGCGGCGCGGCAAGCTCAAAGGCCTGCGCTGGGTCTATTGCGGCGACGGCAACAACGTGGCGCACTCGATCATGCTCGGCGGCGCGCTGGCCGGCATGCACGTCACGATCATCGCGCCGAAGGGCTACCAGCCCAAACCGGAGGTCACGGCCGACACTGACGCAATCGCCAGGTCCACCGGCGGCAGCATCACCGTCACCGACGACATGCCCGGCGCGGTCAAGGGCGCTGATGCACTCTACACCGACGTCTGGGCCAGCATGGGGCAGGAGGCCGAAGCGGCCGCACGGAAGAAGATCTTTGCCGGCTACACGATCGACATGAAGGTGCTTTCGCTGGCCTCGCCGGATTGCGTGTTGCTGCACTGCCTTCCGGCGCACTACGGCGACGAGATCACCTACGACGTGACACGGACGAAGAACTCGGCCATCTTCGATGAAGCCGAGAATCGCCTGCACGCGCAGAAGGCGATCATGCTGACGCTGTGCGGGATGTAG
- a CDS encoding Oxygen-independent coproporphyrinogen-III oxidase-like protein: protein MSRENAFDARSTIGWYVHLPFCTTKCGYCDFYSLPTIPGLIDRLIAAVRAEARARDPRRPVETIFIGGGTPTVLPAAALDAILTSVASHAGPVGEFTVEANPSSTDELKLDLLRQRGVNRISFGAQSFHADELAILERIHDPSHISESVRAARSAGFENINLDLIYAIPGQSHERWRDNLRRAIDLNTEHLSCYSLMFEPSTALTRLRQQGRIAPVDEELEADLFELTIDELTAAGFEHYEISNFARPGRRCRANIIYWENREYLGIGPSAVSFLDGLRTKNVADVRRYVDHYAPDPIAAPIAGSARVPDATGGPFGQDASERARAGPAINTTLELAPLGPVVETERLDPAAHAAETAVQWLRLTEGIDCRAFTARIGLDPRRHFAAAIDRFVSLELLEVSLDRIRLTRKGMLVANRVMCAFLEAVEPFTKR, encoded by the coding sequence GTGTCCCGCGAAAACGCCTTCGACGCACGCTCCACCATCGGCTGGTACGTGCATCTGCCCTTCTGCACGACCAAATGCGGCTATTGCGATTTCTACTCGCTGCCCACGATTCCCGGACTCATCGACCGACTCATCGCGGCGGTTCGGGCCGAAGCTCGCGCGCGCGATCCCCGTCGGCCGGTCGAGACGATTTTCATCGGCGGTGGCACGCCCACCGTCCTGCCCGCCGCGGCCCTGGACGCAATCCTGACAAGTGTCGCCTCGCACGCCGGCCCCGTCGGCGAATTCACCGTCGAAGCCAACCCCTCGTCGACCGACGAATTGAAACTGGACCTCCTCCGCCAGCGCGGCGTGAACCGAATCTCCTTCGGAGCGCAGTCGTTCCACGCCGACGAGCTTGCGATTCTCGAACGCATTCACGACCCGTCGCACATCAGCGAGTCAGTTCGCGCGGCGCGATCGGCCGGCTTCGAAAACATCAACCTCGACCTGATCTACGCGATCCCCGGTCAATCCCACGAACGCTGGCGCGACAACCTCCGCCGGGCCATCGACCTCAACACCGAACACTTGTCCTGCTACTCGCTCATGTTCGAGCCGAGCACAGCCTTAACGCGCCTTCGCCAGCAGGGCCGCATCGCCCCCGTGGACGAAGAGCTCGAAGCAGACCTTTTCGAGCTGACAATTGACGAGCTGACCGCCGCGGGCTTTGAACATTACGAAATAAGCAACTTTGCGCGGCCGGGTCGCCGGTGCCGGGCCAATATTATCTACTGGGAAAACCGCGAATACCTCGGGATCGGGCCGTCAGCGGTGTCGTTCCTGGACGGCTTGCGGACGAAGAACGTAGCGGACGTGCGGCGGTATGTTGACCACTACGCCCCGGACCCCATTGCGGCGCCCATCGCAGGCAGTGCTCGCGTTCCGGACGCAACCGGTGGCCCTTTCGGGCAAGATGCTTCGGAGCGCGCCCGTGCAGGGCCGGCCATCAACACGACGCTCGAACTGGCGCCACTTGGCCCGGTCGTGGAAACAGAGCGACTCGATCCAGCCGCACACGCCGCCGAAACGGCCGTGCAATGGCTGCGATTGACCGAGGGCATTGACTGCCGCGCATTCACGGCTCGCATCGGTCTGGACCCGCGCCGGCATTTCGCCGCGGCCATCGACCGGTTTGTGTCCCTGGAATTGCTGGAAGTTTCGCTCGATCGAATCCGGCTGACCCGCAAAGGCATGCTGGTTGCCAATCGGGTCATGTGCGCGTTTCTCGAAGCGGTGGAACCGTTCACGAAGCGTTGA
- the fhaA gene encoding FHA domain-containing protein FhaA has product MIVTLVTFSPKGVRKEIPIGEKPLVIGRGTDADVRIPLDEISRTHCEITRTGGKVIVKDLASRNGTFVNDQKIAQATVKPGDHIRAGSIVFTVQIDGQPKEIRPVAAKPAAPVNGAGGKPTPASGAIQASGESAKSLAASVPAPAGKPATDDEESFDIDGLEELDSDDLSDIDIDELVEVDSDELEEVDQVVDLSDDDLIADEDDDTANGR; this is encoded by the coding sequence ATGATCGTGACCCTGGTGACGTTCAGCCCCAAGGGCGTGCGCAAGGAGATTCCCATCGGCGAGAAGCCGCTGGTGATCGGCCGCGGCACCGATGCCGACGTGCGCATTCCGCTGGATGAAATCTCGCGCACGCATTGCGAGATCACCCGTACCGGCGGGAAAGTTATCGTCAAGGACCTCGCCAGTCGAAACGGGACGTTTGTCAACGATCAGAAGATCGCCCAGGCGACCGTGAAACCCGGCGACCACATTCGCGCCGGTTCGATTGTCTTCACTGTGCAGATTGACGGCCAGCCGAAAGAGATTCGGCCGGTGGCCGCGAAACCGGCCGCGCCGGTGAACGGCGCCGGTGGCAAGCCCACGCCGGCTTCGGGGGCCATCCAGGCATCGGGAGAATCCGCCAAGTCCTTGGCCGCCTCGGTTCCCGCCCCGGCCGGCAAACCCGCCACCGACGACGAAGAATCCTTCGACATCGACGGGCTGGAGGAGCTGGACTCCGACGATCTGTCGGACATCGACATCGACGAGCTGGTCGAAGTGGACTCCGACGAGCTTGAAGAGGTCGATCAGGTCGTGGACCTCTCCGACGACGACCTCATCGCCGACGAAGACGACGATACCGCCAACGGGCGGTAG
- a CDS encoding Stage II sporulation protein E (SpoIIE), which translates to MTVTLNANVDFWQQSWDPAGCGDVVIVEQVESVLRVALGDACGHGPRAAEWARSFEAMARPALRQPISVATFVEWNRRLFERSRVANFVAATVVEFDVSTGTCEVWNAGNPAPRLIRAAFGEESKVEEYGLPLGLMKDRYEPPTPVRLILKPADSLILLSDGLLDQHRGDERFGDDRVHSCLIDAAMRQVSMLEEIERALHVFRSFEAISDDITVVRIGMMGVSSEQSNQPEQLAA; encoded by the coding sequence ATGACCGTAACACTGAATGCAAACGTGGATTTCTGGCAGCAATCGTGGGACCCGGCCGGTTGCGGTGACGTTGTGATCGTCGAACAAGTCGAGTCGGTCTTGCGTGTCGCGTTGGGCGATGCCTGCGGACACGGGCCGCGCGCCGCGGAATGGGCACGGAGCTTTGAGGCGATGGCGCGGCCGGCCCTGCGGCAGCCCATCTCGGTTGCTACGTTTGTCGAGTGGAACCGGCGACTGTTCGAGCGCTCGCGCGTGGCGAACTTCGTCGCAGCGACTGTCGTTGAGTTTGATGTTTCGACAGGAACCTGCGAGGTCTGGAACGCCGGCAATCCGGCCCCGCGATTGATTCGAGCGGCGTTTGGAGAGGAAAGCAAAGTGGAGGAGTACGGCCTGCCTCTGGGGCTGATGAAAGATCGCTATGAACCCCCGACGCCGGTCCGGCTCATATTGAAACCAGCAGATTCGCTGATTCTCCTTTCGGATGGGCTTCTGGATCAGCATCGGGGCGACGAGCGATTCGGAGATGACCGCGTCCATTCGTGCCTGATTGACGCTGCCATGCGGCAGGTAAGCATGCTGGAGGAGATCGAGCGAGCCCTTCACGTGTTTCGCAGCTTCGAAGCGATCAGCGATGATATAACGGTCGTGCGGATTGGCATGATGGGAGTGTCTTCAGAGCAAAGTAATCAGCCAGAACAGCTCGCAGCTTAG